The Arachis ipaensis cultivar K30076 chromosome B07, Araip1.1, whole genome shotgun sequence genome includes a window with the following:
- the LOC107609328 gene encoding protein SABRE-like isoform X4 encodes MEVTPANFVIAFFSFCFTAFFTFLFVCAFSVWIVSKILGARVGFRVGGCNRIRDIVVRFNKGAVESVYVSEIKIILRHSLVEHVAGVSSLDPKLQLSICKLEVVTRPSIKSPAKKKTQKSRARSSSKGKGKGKGNKKWIMISNIAKYLSVCVTDIVLKTPKFALEIRELNVDISKDQGSETKLFVRVNILPIGVRIHGPQMGDQLSNPTRKGYIAPNQASATAAEKSSGSFMCEKFNVSCEFDHNSEVGTIIKNVDISIGEIMVNLNEGILVKKKSSLESHSTPDISTTPSEDSISIQEPLSKQQKLAANISKFPEKVSFNLPKVDVKFTHREHGILVENSITSIQLNINKFRSIEDVGEITQVDVQLVFTEIHLLREAGSSMLEISKLDLIFFVYVPVQSLSPIRAEIEINLEGFQCNILTNRLRHWLLLHLSKKKRMVLQEDSSVVKPKPKPKTKSTDKMAIKWKCTVSVPEVTIMLFDMAGSPAYYGCLQSSHLVANNISHMGTTVHFELGEINLSLDDEYKKCLEESFLGMETNSGSIMQITKVSLDWDKMDTKSSEEDSSKGMQSLSVTINNVRVVVSVKRVEPLIAVAMPLQALLKSLSASKKKSTQITKPPPPKPPSGKGAKLVKCNLEQCSLYIFGETELENAVIPDPKRVNYGSQGGRIVITESADGTLRTASVMSNSEYPKLKYSISLEIVHTKLCLNKEKQSTQIELERTRSNYEEYIEENDRPVTKVALFDMQNAKFLQRSGGVKENSTRSLFSVTDITVRWEPDLQISLMDFVLRLKSVMHNSKLQEQGNENVEDLSKAKDAPIPEPRHVEKKKKKEQIFAVDVEMLNISAGLGDGVEATVKVQSIFSENARIGVLLEGLMFGFNGARIIKSSRMQISRIPSKSISSSIGPTLDWVIQGLDIQICMPYRLQLRAIDDALEDMLRALKLIIAAKTSIIFPVKKESSKVKKPSSGVKFGCLKLFIRKLTFDIEEEPIQGWLDEHYHLLKREVGELAVRMNFLDEFVSKANQGSKSNNDDTTTVNSSQGKNVDGNDIEVNASDSSTINSMREEIYKQSFQQYYQACQSLVLSEGSGAYKDAGFQVGFKPSASRISLLTLSASDLDVTLTKIDGGEDGMIELLKKLDPIILKHNIPFSRMFGANIVLRTASLVAQIRDYTYPLFSGSSGRCEGSVVLAQQATFFQPQMLQDVYVGKWRKVSMLRSLTGTTPPMKSYLNLPIHFQKGEVSFGVGYEPVFADISYAFTVVMRRANLSVIKPGPLILPPKKEKSLPWWDDMRNYIHGKVSLTLSETKFHLLATSNPYEKLDKLEIVTSSMEIHQSDGKIYASAKDFKVLVSSLENLASKQGSEIPAGVSGAFLEAPFFILDVRMDWDCDSGDPMNHFLFALPAEGKTREKVFDPFRSTNWSLRMDIYFSSFLPSFEKQSSSSMAGTNTRPSHNVSPAYTIIKLGAHDLAWLVKFGNVMYLPPHKLRLFSRFPRFGVPRILRSGNLAMDKVMTEFMIRIDSTPTCIKNIPFHDDDLAKGLTLTMNKMKFEVCFSRGRQKYDFESIRDLLSIVYEGVDLHMPKAFIDKENSTSIAKLLNIIPKTSQPSAASKDKANSKEGDIVIQKNNDDGFILSCDYFIIRRQSPKIDPARLLAWQEAGKKYVQPTNVRGQPEKRNESDEHEQSDPSDDDGYSVIIDDNCRRVFVYCLKILWNIENRDAVCSWIACLAKAAAPSKPSPSRQYARRKLLEKTKQHDVSTNANQQDQGAENQQNNGAKTHQDAVGVVESNKESEAETHHDAAIGTKTNKDDRVQENHQEEISKCPPASNISDSSSFQTTETSGSLPKPPDLTKVDNLTPAKKENTEDSTEGTRHFMVNVIEPQFNLHSEDANGRFLLAAVSGRVLAQSFQSVLQVGQEMIEQQLSTKELPTVVPEIAWKRTEMSVMLEHVQAHVAPTDVDLGAGVQWLPKILRGSPKVMRTGALLERVFMPCDMYFQYTRHKGCTNELKVKPLKEVKFNSHNITAIMTSRQFQVMMDVLSNLLFARIPKPQKSSLSLSVEDDDIVEEEAADEVVPDGIEEVELEKINLEVVERKQRLLIDDIGKLSLWCDNIGDQTLEKEDECWMIDGGIPLLIQELRKELVVAKKARKEAYASLRVALQKAAQLQLMEKEKKSKSPSHAMHLSLQINKVVWSMLIHGKSFAEVEINDMKLSG; translated from the exons ATGGAAGTTACTCCTGCTAATTTCGTGATTGCGTTCTTCTCATTTTGTTTTACAGCGTTTTTCACGTTTTT ATTTGTTTGTGCATTCTCGGTTTGGATTGTGAGTAAGATTTTGGGTGCAAGAGTTGGATTTCGTGTTGGTGGATGTAATCGTATAAGAGACATTGTCGTGAGGTTTAATAAG GGTGCTGTGGAATCTGTATATGTTAGTGAAATTAAAATCATCTTGCGTCATTCCTTGGTTGAACATGTTGCCGGTGTTAGTTCTTTGGATCCAAAATTGCAACTATCAATATGCAAGTTAGAAGTTGTTACGAGACCTTCTATTAAAAGCCCTGCAAAGAAGAAAACTCAGAAGTCCCGTGCTCGTAGTTCAAgcaagggaaagggaaagggaaaggggaATAAAAAGTGGATAATGATAAGCAACATTGCCAAATATTTGTCTGTTTGTGTGACAGATATAGTTCTAAAG ACACCTAAATTTGCACTTGAGATAAGGGAGTTGAATGTGGATATATCTAAAGATCAAGGGTCTGAAACAAAATTGTTTGTTAGGGTAAACATTTTGCCCATTGGTGTTCGTATTCATGGGCCTCAAATGGGTGATCAATTGTCCAATCCTACAAGAAAAGGGTACATAGCTCCTAACCAAGCATCTGCTACAGCTGCAGAAAAGTCTTCTGGTTCTTTTATGTGTGAAAAATTCAACGTTTCATGTGAATTTGATCATAATAG TGAAGTAGGTACCATTATTAAGAATGTGGATATTTCTATTGGAGAGATCATGGTGAATTTGAATGAGGGGATTCTGGTTAAGAAAAAGAGTTCTTTGGAATCTCACTCTACCCCTGATATAAGTACAACACCAAGTGAAGATTCTATAAGCATACAAGAGCCATTAAGTAAGCAGCAAAAACTTGCGGCCAACATTTCTAAATTTCCTGAGAAG GTCAGCTTCAACCTGCCAAAAGTGGATGTAAAATTTACCCATCGGGAACATGGTATTTTAGTTGAAAACAGTATCACGAGTATCCAATTGAACATCAACAAATTTCGATCCATTGAGGATGTTGGCGAGATCACACAAGTTGATGTCCAACTGGTGTTTACTGAAATTCAT CTACTTAGAGAAGCTGGTTCTTCAATGTTGGAGATATCCAAGTTGGATCTAATATTTTTTGTGTATGTTCCAGTACAG tcaTTGTCACCTATTAGAGCTGAAATTGAAATTAATCTCGAAGGTTTTCAATGCAATATCCTAACTAACAGGTTAAGGCATTGGTTGCTTCTCCATTTGTCCAAGAAGAAAAGAATGGTTCTTCAAGAAGATTCTTCTGTTgtaaaaccaaaaccaaaaccaaaaacaaaatctACTGATAAAATGGCTATCAAGTGGAAATGTACGGTGTCAGTTCCTGAGGTGACAATAATGCTTTTTGATATGGCTGGATCTCCGGCGTACTAT GGTTGCTTACAATCATCGCATCTAGTTGCAAACAACATTTCACATATGGGGACTACTGTACACTTTGAACTTGGTGAAATAAATCTTAGCTTGGATGATGAATATAAAAAGTGCCTGGAAGAAAGCTTTCTTGGCATGGAAACAAACTCTGGCTCCATTATGCAAATTACAAAGGTCAGTTTGGACTGGGACAAAATGGACACGAAATCCTCCGAAGAAGACAGTTCTAAGGGTATGCAAAGTTTATCAGTTACTATAAATAATGTGCGAGTTGTTGTATCTGTAAAGCGTGTAGAACCATTAATAGCAGTAGCAATGCCCTTGCAAGCATTATTAAAAAGCTTATCTGCTTCAAAGAAGAAATCAACTCAGATCACAAAGCCTCCTCCACCAAAACCTCCGTCTGGAAAGGGAGCTAAATTGGTGAAATGCAATCTGGAACAATGTTCACTGTATATATTTGGGGAGACCGAATTGGAAAATGCAGTTATTCCAGATCCCAAGCGAGTCAattatggttcacaaggtggtagGATTGTAATAACCGAATCAGCTGATGGTACCCTGCGCACTGCAAGCGTAATGTCCAATAGTGAATACCCAAAGCTTAAGTACTCTATCTCTCTTGAAATTGTTCATACAAAGTTGTGTTTAAATAAGGAAAAACAATCCACTCAAATAGAACTTGAAAGGACTCGATCCAATTATGAGGAATACATAGAGGAAAATGATAGGCCAGTGACAAAGGTGGCTTTATTTGATATGCAGAATGCCAAGTTTCTACAACGCTCAGGTGGCGTTAAAGAGAATAGTACCAGGTCACTTTTTAGTGTTACTGACATTACTGTGAGGTGGGAGCCCGATTTACAAATATCACTGATGGATTTTGTTCTTCGATTGAAATCTGTAATGCATAATAGCAAGCTTCAGGAGCAAGGTAATGAGAATGTTGAAGATTTGTCTAAAGCTAAAGATGCTCCAATACCAGAACCAAGACatgttgagaagaagaagaagaaagaacaaatTTTTGCAGTTGATGTAGAAATGCTAAATATATCTGCTGGGTTGGGAGATGGAGTTGAAGCAACAGTTAAGGTGCAATCAATTTTCTCTGAGAATGCTCGCATAGGAGTGCTCCTCGAAGGACTTATGTTTGGTTTTAATGGGGCTAGAATCATCAAGAGTAGTCGAATGCAAATTTCACGAATTCCTAGTAAATCTATTAGCTCATCTATTGGCCCAACCTTGGATTGGGTAATTCAAGGACTTGATATCCAAATTTGTATGCCATATAGACTGCAACTCCGAGCTATTGATGATGCTCttgaggatatgttgagagctttgAAGCTAATTATTGCTGCTAAGACTAGTATAATTTTTCCTGTGAAGAAAGAGAGTTCTAAAGTCAAGAAACCTAGTTCAGGGGTAAAGTTTGGATGCCTAAAGCTTTTCATACGCAAGCTAACTTTTGATATTGAGGAAGAACCTATCCAAGGATGGCTCGATGAACATTATCATCTGCTAAAAAGGGAAGTGGGCGAGCTAGCTGTTCGGATGAACTTCCTTGATGAATTTGTATCAAAGGCCAATCAAGGGTCGAAATCTAATAATGATGATACTACTACTGTTAATTCTTCTCAAGGAAAGAATGTTGATGGTAATGATATTGAAGTTAATGCAAGTGACTCTTCAACTATTAATTCTATGAGGGAAGAAATTTATAAACAATCATTCCAACAATACTATCAGGCATGTCAGAGCCTAGTGTTATCAGAAGGTTCAGGTGCTTATAAAGATGCTGGCTTTCAAGTTGGTTTCAAACCGAGTGCTTCAAGGATTTCCCTTTTGACGTTATCTGCATCAGACTTGGATGTAACCTTGACAAAAATTGATGGTGGAGAAGATGGGATGATTGAACTTCTAAAGAAGCTTGATCCTATCATTCTTAAACATAATATACCATTTTCGCGAATGTTTGGAGCAAACATTGTCTTACGCACTGCTTCTCTTGTCGCCCAGATTCGTGATTACACATATCCTCTTTTCTCTGGAAGTTCTGGCAGATGTGAAGGCAGCGTTGTCTTAGCTCAGCAG GCAACCTTCTTTCAACCTCAAATGCTTCAGGATGTTTACGTTGGAAAATGGAGAAAGGTTTCCATGCTTCGATCACTTACTGGTACTACTCCACCAATGAAGTCATATTTAAATTTGCCAATACATTTTCAAAAGGGTGAAGTGTCATTTGGTGTGGGTTATGAACCCGTTTTCGCTGATATTAGTTATGCTTTCACAGTAGTAATGCGAAGGGCTAATCTAAGTGTCATAAAACCTGGTCCACTTATTTTGCCACcaaaaaaagagaagagtttACCGTGGTGGGATGACATGAGAAACTATATCCACGGAAAAGTCTCTTTAACGTTATCTGAAACAAAATTTCATCTTTTGGCAACTTCAAATCCTTATGAAAAGCTTGATAAACTTGAAATTGTAACAAGCTCTATGGAAATTCATCAGTCAGATGGTAAAATTTATGCTTCTGCCAAAGATTTCAAGGTTCTAGTGAGCAGTTTGGAAAACTTGGCAAGTAAGCAAGGTTCTGAAATTCCAGCAGGTGTGTCTGGTGCATTTTTGGAAGCTCCATTCTTTATTCTTGATGTTAGAATGGATTGGGATTGTGACTCTGGGGACCCCATGAATCATTTCTTATTTGCACTTCCAGCTGAGGGAAAGACTCGGGAGAAAGTATTTGACCCATTTAGATCCACCAATTGGTCCCTTCGGATGGACATATATTTCAGCTCCTTTCTTCCTTCGTTTGAGAAACAATCCTCATCCTCAATGGCTGGAACCAATACCCGTCCTTCTCATAATGTTTCACCTGCTTACACAATTATCAAACTTGGTGCTCATGATCTTGCATGGCTTGTGAAATTTGGTAACGTGATGTACCTCCCTCCACATAAGTTACGTTTGTTCTCGCGTTTCCCTCGTTTTGGAGTTCCAAGGATTCTTAGATCTGGTAATCTTGCAATGGATAAAGTGATGACTGAATTTATGATCCGTATAGATTCCACACCAACTTGCATAAAGAACATCCCTTTCCATGATGACGATCTGGCCAAAGGATTAACCCTCACGATGAATAAGATGAAGTTTGAAGTATGTTTTAGTAGGGGTAGGCAGAAGTATGATTTTGAAAGCATTCGTGACCTTTTGTCAATTGTTTATGAAGGTGTCGACTTACACATGCCCAAAGCTTTTATAGATAAAGAAAACTCCACTAGCATTGCTAAATTACTAAACATAATACCAAAAACCTCTCAACCTTCAGCTGCATCTAAGGACAAAGCTAACTCTAAAGAAGGTGACATTGTCATACAAAAGAATAATGATGACGGGTTCAtattatcttgtgattacttcATTATAAGGAGGCAGTCTCCAAAGATTGATCCTGCTAGATTACTAGCCTGGCAAGAAGCAGGAAAAAAATATGTTCAGCCAACCAATGTTCGGGGTCAACCTGAAAAAAGAAATGAAAGTGATGAGCATGAGCAGTCTGACCCAAGCGATGATGATGGTTACAGTGTGATAATAGATGACAATTGTCGTCGTGTGTTTGTGTATTGCCTTAAGATTTTATGGAACATTGAAAACAGAGATGCTGTTTGCTCCTGGATTGCTTGTCTAGCTAAAGCTGCTGCACCTTCCAAACCTTCTCCATCTCGACAGTATGCACGGAGAAAGCTTCTTGAGAAAACCAAACAACATGATGTGAGTACTAATGCAAACCAACAAGATCAGGGGGCTGAAAACCAGCAAAATAATGGAGCGAAAACCCATCAAGATGCAGTTGGAGTAGTTGAAAGCAATAAAGAATCAGAAGCTGAAACCCATCATGATGCTGCGATTGGAACTAAAACTAATAAGGATGATAGAGTTCAAGAAAACCATCAAGAGGAGATTTCTAAATGCCCTCCCGCTAGTAATATATCAGACTCTTCCTCTTTTCAAACCACTGAGACTTCTGGATCACTTCCAAAGCCACCAGATTTGACTAAGGTGGACAACTTGACACCTG CAAAAAAGGAAAATACAGAAGATTCAACAGAAGGGACTCGACATTTCATGGTGAATGTTATTGAGCCACAATTTAATCTGCACTCAGAGGATGCAAAT GGTAGATTTTTACTTGCTGCTGTTAGTGGTCGTGTCTTGGCCCAATCATTTCAATCGGTCCTTCAAGTTGGTCAGGAAATGATTGAGCAACAACTTAGCACTAAAGAACTGCCTACTGTTGTACCTGAAATCGCTTGGAAAAGAACGGAGATGTCTGTTATGTTGGAGCATGTGCAGGCCCATGTTGCGCCAACAGATGTTGATCTTGGTGCTGGAGTACAATGGCTTCCAAAAATTCTTAGAGGTTCTCCAAAAGTAATGCGTACAGGTGCTCTTCTTGAGAGAGTTTTTATGCCTTGTGATATGTACTTCCAATACACGAGGCACAAAGGATGTACAAACGAACTCAAG GTGAAGCCCTTGAAAGAGGTTAAATTCAATTCTCACAATATAACAGCAATAATGACATCTCGCCAATTTCAAGTCATGATGGATGTACTAAGCAATCTTCTTTTTGCACGCATTCCAAA GCCTCAAAAAAGTAGCCTATCACTTTCTGTTGAAGATGATGATATTGTGGAAGAGGAAGCAGCAGATGAGGTGGTTCCTGATGGGATTGAAGAGGTTGAACTTGAAAAAATCAATCTTGAAGTGGTAGAGAGAAAACAGAGGTTGCTTATTGATGATATAGGGAAATTATCTCTTTGGTGCGACAATATTGGTGACCAGACTCTAGAAAAGGAAGATGAGTGCTGGATGATAGATGGTGGGATACCTTTGTTG ATCCAAGAATTGAGAAAAGAACTTGTAGTtgcaaagaaagcaaggaaggaagcatatgCATCTCTAAGAGTTGCTCTGCAAAAAGCTGCCCAATTGCAACtaatggaaaaggaaaaaaagagcAAAAGTCCCTCCCATGCCATGCACTTATCTTTGCAAATCAATAAAGTTGTTTGGAGCATGCTTATTCATGGTAAATCCTTTGCTGAAGTTGAGATTAATGACATG AAATTGTCTGGCTAA